The sequence below is a genomic window from Pelecanus crispus isolate bPelCri1 chromosome 10, bPelCri1.pri, whole genome shotgun sequence.
GAAACTAAACTTAACTTTTATGTTTTCCAGTATGTAATAGCAACATACACAGGCATTGCAATGCTCATCTTGTATTTCAAGCTTAGACCTAAAAAGAAAACTCCTGCTGTGGCAGATAAGTAAACGGTAAGTGGCTGGTGTTCTTCCAGGAACAAAGTGATTCAGTGCCAGCCCAGGAAGAAAGAGTGACAAAGGAGAAGTTGCTAATAATAGAATATaattagagagagaaaaacacaggCATGTGAACTTcatatttatcattttaaacCTCAAGTAAACTATAGCATCAGCTCATTTGGGGGCATTCTGAATGAAGTAGGTTGTTAAAGGGGGATGCAGAAAGTAGGGGATACCAGtattctttttgttcttctgacaTGGTAAATGGGATTAGGGACAtcacagagggaggaagagtaagaaaggaaggaggaacagAAGGATGTTGCAGCTAGGCATATCAGGCTTTGCCTGCAACAGTTAGGTGCCTCTGGTCTGCCCTTTTGCTGTAAAATAGGGATAACTGTTGCTTTGTAGGCTATTGAAATAATAAGTCCTCAAGTACTACTCTATTTCTTAGTTGTATTAGAGAATTCCAAGCAGAGATTAATGCAGTCTGTTAAAACCTTCCTTTGAACAGAGAAAAGGAGCACCATACAATGGAACTATATGCATTGCACACCTGATCATGCAAGGCCCATATAGAAATGATTGGACTTGGTTTTGTATAGCAACAATCAAGTGTTACAAAATTCTAGAATcactttcaaatacaaaatttccactgaaatggcattttgaaaaaacCTGTGGGCTGTCTTTATAGTCTGCAAAAATGATTAGAAAACAATAAGCTTGAGCGTCATTGTTGTATGTTAAAGGGACACCAGTCATTTCTTCCTGGGGTTACAACAGGCTGAAATTTGCCTGCTCGTAGTTAAAATTGTTTGGGCTTGGGGAAGGGGGATGCTCAGTTACTAGTACCACTGTGCAAGACTTACTATATTTGATCTCTCTTCTCTTGGCAGGTTGCGGGCATGTCTGAACCTCCAATCTGTGTCAGTGTAATGCAAGCTGATGACCTGTTGTGgctaataaaatataaataattgttttattgGAAAGATGAAATGGTGCAAAAAAGCATAAATGTGGCActtcgctttttttttttccccctctgtcaAAAATAGTTATTTGTAGTGGTGATGGAGTAGCTGGTTCCTGTCATTACTATTTAACTAAACTCCTCAGCTGTTGTAACATGTCCTAAAGTGTTCTGAGCACCTGGTAGTAACCTAGGAAAGTCCTCAGCAGCATGAGCATAATACCAGCACAGAGCTTACAGCTGATCAAAGCATCTCTGCACTTCCATGTCATAGCAGATAACAGTAAAAGCTTATGTGGTTTGTTTGCAGTTACCTGGTtgctcctattttttttttaattccaagcTAGCAGCTTACATGGAAACAGCGACTTCTTCACTATTATTAATACAATACAGATTACAACTTCTGCCTCAGTTGTCCATATTTTGCATAGAacctgtttggttttgatggAAAACCTCCCAAAGTAGACTGATTAAATTAAGATATTCAAGCTTCTTCTGTTACTAGCCTCTCTTGCAGAGGTAACTGCCAGGAAGAAAATGGCTCACTTTGCTGGTGTTAAGCTCTTACAACTCTGCATGTTCACAAACAGTGACTTAAGTAGTTCagtgcttgtttttcctggatGTAGCCTCTTAATAAATGAGGTGTTCCTACCACAGTTAGATATATTCAGCCCCCTACCAGCCCAACACTAAAACTTGTCTATCGCATTCTTTGTAGTGTCTTTCTACATCTCGGTTAAAACTCAGTACCTTCCTTAGATGTCCCAATAGTGCTGATGTGTGAATGTGATTACACGGCACATGCTCTGTGGAAGGGTACCAGCAGCAGGGGTTGAACCCAGGACTTC
It includes:
- the ATP5MK gene encoding ATP synthase F(0) complex subunit k, mitochondrial — translated: MAGHDSGSQHQFTGFQKYFNSYTITGRRNYVIATYTGIAMLILYFKLRPKKKTPAVADK